Proteins co-encoded in one Gracilimonas sp. genomic window:
- a CDS encoding EVE domain-containing protein → MSDRNYWLMKSEPDDYSIDDLKKDGETEWTGVRNYAARNYMRDDMKKGDGVLFYHSNISTPVIVGTMEVSKESHPDPLQFDPNSKYFDEKSTESEPRWQLVDVKFVQKFDKEVTRDQLKEDPILQDMELFRLARHSITPVREEEWKRLHELAEAEVK, encoded by the coding sequence ATGAGCGATAGAAACTATTGGTTAATGAAATCAGAACCGGATGATTACAGCATTGATGACCTGAAGAAAGACGGGGAGACCGAGTGGACGGGCGTCAGAAATTATGCAGCCCGGAATTATATGCGTGATGACATGAAGAAAGGAGATGGCGTTCTCTTCTATCACTCCAACATTTCAACACCGGTAATTGTGGGAACGATGGAGGTGTCAAAAGAATCGCATCCCGATCCCCTTCAATTCGATCCCAATTCTAAATACTTCGATGAAAAGAGTACCGAAAGCGAACCCCGTTGGCAGCTGGTTGACGTCAAGTTCGTTCAGAAATTTGATAAAGAAGTAACCCGGGATCAGCTTAAAGAAGACCCCATATTACAAGACATGGAGCTATTTCGCTTAGCACGGCATTCTATTACCCCGGTCCGGGAAGAAGAATGGAAAAGGCTACACGAACTTGCTGAAGCTGAAGTTAAATAA
- a CDS encoding invasin domain 3-containing protein gives MKTIKTFLFPLLLVLVFGVLENLKAQTITPATGGTGISADNFASGTWTTLSGPVIQETAPGQLQTGNIRFQVPAGFVWDTGGTAPTVTVTQPKGNRITVTLSSRTSSEIIFQLTGNSGGSPPNNPHRLEFSNFRIRPAQGTPLASGQIQNAGSAAPGGTANYGSISMVAGADNKIRVETAPNSGGTVVSAQNVEAGSSITVYSNVRDQFNNFKRNQSSTWSLQNITGGIVSGDLSASGTSATFTGNLVGSANIRATSGGLTVTQSGTISVIPSDATTLAIATQPSSTATAGQAFSTQPVIEIRDDYTNVVSSDNFTQVSVIRGSGAGDLQGTTTVTASSGVATFSGLNHQVANSIDLDFSASGFTTVTSNSIAVNPAAADSLIFTVQPSNANRNTNMSPPVEVQIVDEFNNNVSQSGTGVTLSINSGTGNISGNTANTDASGTATFSSLSFNQTGNKTIIATAAGLDNSEASNTFTIANAGSLAGFEVEITGTGAIGTQTAGTPFDIRIEAVDGVGALLDGNMGRDNFTGNVDLTTTSTFSGTTTTVSVGPFVNGVYDPHNVELITAGDNITITATNSAGSESGSSNTFTVNPAAANADSSLIPISQDTLIADGSSQSDILVQLRDEFGNNLISGGDNVVISRTGTGTLSSTTDNSDGTYSATITAPNNVGSATISATVNSTSITSGDLDITYTFDELSTFLVEASGGGSVGTQTAGTSFDLRITAQDAFNNTVTTFTGTVQITSTGTLSSGGGTTASFTSGVLNTHSVTLTSVGSTTISARQTASTETGTSNSFTVNPGPADETTSTITSAQSFLQNDGADQTQITVQLKDEFGNNLTTGGNTVNLSVTGSSTLSAVTDNSNGTYTSTLTAGTTSETATITGTVDAQSITDDATITITQFNVWDGSGGGNPAGRSDWGNADNWSLGSIPTTGQVVLIESGWTYYPIISGQDPTVDFINIESGGTLTLSGRTLTINNEISGNGSFSGNNGTINLGGDSKISNFISGSSVVNLNGSSTQTIEGDFTADTLNIQNDVTGTDYLEAFNLINIETGNTLTMSSGSELVALGDITVNGQVVGNSSAFRFGGDINGSNFTLTNTSVTLNGTQPQQINGIEEIKSFTLDNPSGAQVNNDLVVTDTLFLTDGTLTIGSGYSFVSNIKQGNTQNIRMLRQINGSRGWRMVSNPLSTTFGQFTDDILTQGFPGATYATGSQPGDTLQPNVLYYDETHQGTDNQRWRAPNDTSSAFTAGRGYYIYFFDDVATDPLYNDPLPDTLSVKGEENSGPSGEFSFPVTYTAAGDSGWNLIGNPYTATIDWDDGNWTKTNMDNVIYVWDPVTGDYLDWNGIAGSLGDGKIKPFQGFWVKANGNGAPTLAVNEDSKTTGGSFYKRQKEDVAIELKMEAEGISKTTHITFSVGGKTAKDELDAIRLVPFLQDTYLKLFTLLDDGTELSINNLPRNFGIPIEIPIQLGGFIDGEPIEGMVNLSWTGIKNLPEAWNITLSSKNSKQKSQSDNRIDLRKISSIKSKLDAKDSFPDHSKRSNFKLTNMASMKNLEMAQYILTIEPGADADGLPNSYNLQRNYPNPFNPSTTLEFSTPLEGPVSLEIYDILGRKVTTLINENYPAGYHQVSWDASRFSSGVYIALFKAADKIFTQKLTLIK, from the coding sequence ATGAAAACAATTAAGACATTTTTATTTCCGTTGCTTTTAGTTTTAGTCTTCGGAGTACTGGAGAATCTAAAAGCACAAACCATTACTCCAGCTACCGGAGGAACGGGTATTTCTGCAGATAATTTTGCATCGGGTACCTGGACTACTCTCTCGGGACCGGTTATTCAGGAAACAGCTCCCGGGCAACTTCAGACAGGTAATATTAGATTTCAGGTACCTGCCGGCTTTGTTTGGGATACCGGTGGGACAGCACCAACTGTTACCGTAACTCAACCCAAAGGGAACAGAATAACGGTTACACTAAGCAGCCGAACCAGTTCAGAAATTATTTTTCAGTTAACCGGAAACAGTGGGGGTTCTCCTCCTAACAATCCTCACCGTCTTGAGTTTAGCAATTTCAGAATCAGACCTGCACAGGGAACCCCTTTGGCCTCCGGACAAATACAAAATGCAGGTAGTGCAGCCCCGGGAGGAACCGCAAACTATGGAAGTATTTCGATGGTGGCCGGTGCTGATAACAAGATTCGTGTTGAAACTGCACCCAACTCAGGCGGAACCGTAGTCAGTGCTCAAAATGTGGAAGCCGGTTCATCAATAACGGTTTATTCCAACGTCAGAGATCAGTTCAATAACTTTAAGAGAAATCAAAGTTCTACCTGGTCGCTCCAGAATATTACCGGAGGAATAGTTTCCGGAGATTTATCGGCATCAGGCACCAGTGCTACTTTTACGGGTAACCTGGTAGGTTCAGCTAATATTCGGGCTACTTCCGGAGGACTCACGGTAACTCAATCCGGTACCATTTCTGTTATCCCATCCGATGCTACCACGCTGGCCATAGCCACTCAGCCATCTTCGACAGCTACTGCCGGACAGGCTTTCTCTACCCAACCGGTTATCGAGATTCGGGATGATTATACCAATGTGGTAAGCAGTGATAACTTTACCCAGGTTTCGGTTATCAGAGGTTCAGGTGCGGGGGATTTGCAGGGAACTACAACCGTGACAGCAAGTAGCGGTGTGGCTACATTTTCGGGTTTAAATCATCAGGTGGCAAATTCTATCGACCTTGATTTTTCAGCTTCCGGATTTACTACCGTCACGTCAAACTCTATTGCGGTAAATCCAGCAGCTGCAGATAGCCTGATTTTTACCGTTCAGCCATCAAATGCGAACAGGAACACGAATATGAGTCCACCTGTTGAAGTCCAGATTGTTGATGAGTTTAACAATAATGTTTCTCAATCCGGCACAGGCGTTACTTTATCCATTAACAGTGGTACCGGAAACATCAGTGGTAATACTGCCAATACAGATGCAAGTGGTACCGCTACATTTAGCTCTTTATCCTTTAACCAAACCGGTAATAAAACCATCATTGCCACAGCTGCCGGCCTGGATAACTCTGAAGCAAGCAACACCTTTACCATTGCCAATGCAGGTTCTTTAGCCGGCTTCGAGGTTGAAATAACAGGAACAGGTGCAATTGGAACTCAAACAGCAGGTACTCCTTTTGATATCAGAATTGAAGCCGTGGACGGAGTTGGTGCTCTTCTCGATGGCAACATGGGGAGGGATAATTTCACTGGCAATGTTGATCTGACAACAACAAGTACTTTCTCGGGTACAACTACGACTGTAAGTGTGGGGCCTTTTGTTAACGGAGTATATGATCCACATAACGTGGAATTAATTACAGCCGGTGACAACATTACCATAACGGCGACCAATAGTGCCGGAAGTGAATCCGGTAGCAGCAATACCTTTACGGTAAACCCGGCGGCAGCTAATGCAGATAGTTCTCTTATCCCCATCAGTCAGGATACCCTGATTGCGGACGGGTCAAGTCAGTCTGATATTCTCGTTCAGCTGAGAGATGAGTTTGGCAACAATTTAATTTCAGGCGGAGATAATGTCGTCATATCCCGAACAGGTACAGGTACCCTTTCCTCCACTACAGATAACTCCGACGGAACTTATTCTGCTACAATAACGGCACCAAATAACGTCGGAAGTGCCACGATCAGCGCAACAGTTAACTCTACTTCTATAACAAGTGGAGACCTGGACATTACTTACACATTTGATGAACTCTCCACATTTTTAGTTGAGGCTTCCGGAGGTGGTTCCGTTGGCACTCAAACTGCCGGCACTTCCTTTGATCTCAGAATAACTGCTCAGGATGCCTTCAATAATACCGTTACTACCTTTACAGGTACCGTTCAGATAACTTCAACCGGCACTCTTTCATCCGGTGGAGGCACCACAGCCTCATTTACTTCAGGGGTTTTGAATACTCATTCCGTGACGCTGACCTCAGTTGGCTCCACAACAATTTCTGCACGACAAACGGCGTCAACTGAAACCGGTACAAGTAATAGCTTTACCGTAAACCCCGGGCCTGCCGATGAAACCACTTCGACCATCACATCCGCACAAAGCTTTCTGCAAAATGATGGAGCAGATCAAACCCAAATTACTGTACAATTAAAAGATGAGTTTGGTAATAACTTAACCACCGGAGGCAATACGGTTAATTTATCTGTAACCGGTTCCTCAACGCTAAGTGCTGTAACTGACAATTCAAACGGGACATATACCTCTACTCTTACGGCTGGTACTACTTCTGAAACTGCAACTATTACCGGTACGGTTGATGCCCAAAGCATCACGGATGATGCTACCATAACCATAACACAGTTTAATGTTTGGGATGGTTCGGGCGGAGGGAATCCTGCTGGTCGTTCTGACTGGGGAAATGCAGACAATTGGAGCCTGGGAAGTATTCCTACAACCGGTCAGGTTGTTCTCATTGAAAGCGGGTGGACATATTACCCAATTATCAGCGGACAAGACCCGACCGTAGATTTTATCAATATTGAAAGTGGGGGAACACTAACACTCTCTGGAAGAACACTGACAATTAATAACGAAATTTCTGGAAATGGGAGTTTTTCCGGTAATAACGGGACCATTAATCTTGGCGGAGATTCCAAGATCAGCAATTTTATCTCCGGTTCATCGGTAGTGAATTTAAATGGATCTTCTACCCAAACCATAGAAGGCGATTTTACTGCCGATACGCTGAACATTCAAAATGATGTAACAGGAACCGATTACCTCGAAGCATTCAATCTCATCAATATAGAAACCGGAAATACTCTGACTATGTCATCCGGATCAGAACTCGTAGCGCTGGGAGATATTACCGTTAACGGACAGGTTGTGGGAAATAGTTCTGCTTTTCGTTTTGGCGGTGATATAAATGGTTCAAATTTCACACTTACCAATACATCGGTTACGCTGAATGGAACTCAGCCACAGCAGATCAATGGAATAGAGGAAATCAAAAGTTTTACACTCGATAACCCTTCCGGAGCTCAGGTAAATAATGATTTGGTTGTAACAGATACACTCTTTTTGACGGATGGTACTCTCACCATTGGCTCCGGATATAGTTTTGTAAGCAATATTAAACAAGGGAATACTCAGAATATCCGAATGCTTCGTCAAATAAACGGTTCAAGAGGCTGGCGCATGGTGTCCAACCCTCTCAGTACCACATTTGGACAGTTCACAGATGATATTTTAACGCAGGGATTTCCCGGTGCAACATACGCAACGGGTTCCCAACCGGGCGATACCCTTCAACCTAATGTTCTTTACTACGATGAAACTCATCAGGGAACGGACAATCAAAGATGGAGAGCCCCTAACGACACCTCCTCTGCTTTTACAGCCGGAAGAGGATATTATATTTACTTCTTTGATGACGTAGCTACAGACCCCTTATATAACGACCCGTTACCTGATACACTGTCAGTAAAAGGCGAAGAGAATTCCGGACCATCTGGGGAATTTAGTTTTCCTGTCACTTATACCGCTGCAGGCGACAGTGGCTGGAACCTGATAGGGAATCCTTACACCGCGACTATTGACTGGGACGATGGCAACTGGACTAAAACCAATATGGATAATGTGATCTACGTTTGGGATCCGGTAACCGGTGATTATTTGGATTGGAATGGCATTGCCGGGTCATTAGGTGATGGTAAAATTAAACCTTTTCAAGGGTTCTGGGTAAAGGCCAATGGAAATGGAGCACCTACTCTTGCTGTAAATGAAGATTCAAAAACAACCGGTGGAAGTTTTTATAAGCGACAAAAAGAAGATGTTGCCATAGAGTTGAAAATGGAAGCTGAAGGGATTTCAAAGACAACTCATATTACATTTTCGGTTGGAGGAAAAACTGCTAAAGATGAGTTAGATGCAATCCGGCTCGTACCTTTCCTTCAGGATACCTATTTGAAATTATTTACTCTATTGGATGATGGTACCGAATTGTCCATTAATAACCTTCCGAGGAACTTTGGAATCCCGATTGAGATTCCAATTCAGCTTGGAGGATTCATTGACGGAGAACCTATTGAAGGGATGGTAAACTTATCGTGGACGGGCATTAAAAACCTTCCTGAGGCATGGAATATTACGCTTTCATCCAAAAATTCGAAGCAAAAATCTCAATCTGATAATCGTATAGACTTAAGAAAAATCAGCAGCATTAAATCAAAACTTGATGCCAAAGACAGTTTTCCGGATCATAGCAAACGTTCAAACTTCAAGCTTACAAATATGGCTAGCATGAAGAATCTGGAAATGGCTCAGTATATACTGACTATTGAACCCGGTGCTGATGCGGATGGGTTACCAAACTCTTATAACCTTCAGAGAAACTATCCAAATCCATTCAACCCAAGTACAACCCTGGAGTTTTCTACTCCCCTGGAAGGTCCGGTTTCTTTAGAGATTTATGACATATTAGGTAGAAAGGTTACAACCCTCATCAACGAGAATTATCCAGCCGGCTATCATCAGGTTTCCTGGGATGCCTCACGGTTTTCCAGCGGTGTTTATATAGCCTTATTCAAAGCTGCTGACAAGATATTTACTCAAAAGCTCACCCTGATAAAATAG
- a CDS encoding sugar phosphate nucleotidyltransferase → MKGIILAGGTGSRLYPLTKVTNKHLLPIGDKPMIYHPIEKLTQVGIEEILIVTGTEHMGDVVNLLGSGKDFGCRFTYKVQDEAGGIAQALGLAENFAGDEPVVVILGDNIFERSLQKAVDNYDGTGAQILIKEVPDPKRYGVAELKGEEVLSIEEKPEVPKSNYAVTGVYFYDSKVFDCIQNLEPSGRGELEITDVNNFYIQKGEMKSSVMEGWWTDAGTPESYRVANELVRG, encoded by the coding sequence ATGAAAGGAATTATTCTCGCTGGCGGAACCGGATCACGGCTTTACCCTTTAACTAAGGTTACGAACAAACACCTGCTTCCGATTGGTGACAAACCCATGATTTATCATCCAATCGAAAAACTTACCCAGGTGGGGATTGAGGAAATTTTGATTGTAACGGGTACTGAGCACATGGGAGATGTGGTAAACTTACTCGGTTCCGGGAAAGATTTCGGCTGCCGGTTTACCTACAAAGTGCAGGATGAAGCCGGTGGAATTGCACAGGCACTGGGTCTGGCAGAGAATTTTGCCGGGGACGAACCGGTGGTGGTCATTCTGGGAGACAATATTTTCGAAAGGTCACTCCAAAAAGCCGTTGATAATTACGATGGCACCGGCGCACAAATCCTTATCAAGGAAGTGCCCGACCCCAAGCGATATGGAGTGGCTGAACTGAAGGGAGAGGAAGTGCTATCTATTGAAGAGAAGCCGGAAGTGCCCAAATCAAATTATGCAGTAACCGGGGTGTATTTTTATGATTCCAAAGTGTTTGATTGTATTCAAAACCTGGAACCATCGGGAAGAGGAGAACTGGAAATCACTGATGTAAACAACTTCTACATTCAAAAAGGCGAAATGAAAAGTTCGGTAATGGAGGGGTGGTGGACCGATGCCGGCACCCCCGAATCGTACCGGGTTGCGAATGAATTGGTAAGGGGATAA
- the rfbC gene encoding dTDP-4-dehydrorhamnose 3,5-epimerase, producing the protein MKISETRIPAVKIIEPQVFEDDRGYFFEAYRKSELKKAGIDVDFVQDNVSKSYKNTVRGLHYQIQNPQDKLVQCLKGSILDVAVDLRQDSPSFGNYVAFKLSDVSKRMLFIPKGFAHGFSVLSDEAIVAYKCSDYYNAEGERGVRWDDPLIRVHWDVTRPILSEKDRTLPLFSSLKEEDLF; encoded by the coding sequence ATGAAGATTTCAGAAACTCGTATTCCTGCTGTAAAGATTATAGAGCCTCAGGTTTTTGAAGACGACCGGGGGTATTTTTTTGAAGCGTACCGGAAGTCGGAGCTCAAAAAAGCCGGTATCGATGTAGATTTTGTACAGGATAACGTCTCAAAATCCTATAAAAACACCGTTCGCGGGTTACACTATCAAATCCAGAATCCGCAAGATAAACTGGTGCAGTGCCTGAAGGGATCTATCCTGGATGTGGCCGTGGATCTTCGTCAGGATTCGCCCTCCTTTGGTAATTACGTGGCATTCAAGCTCAGCGATGTGAGCAAACGCATGCTGTTTATACCCAAAGGATTTGCCCATGGTTTTTCAGTGCTATCCGACGAAGCTATTGTAGCTTACAAGTGCTCCGACTATTACAACGCAGAGGGAGAGCGGGGGGTCCGGTGGGACGATCCGCTGATTCGGGTGCACTGGGATGTTACCCGTCCGATACTTTCCGAGAAAGACCGTACGCTGCCTCTGTTTTCATCACTCAAAGAAGAAGACCTATTCTGA
- a CDS encoding bacteriorhodopsin, whose product MNDLISVLGNSTFENYVALESGFSEMAYQMSAHVLTLGYAVMLAGLLYFVLTLKTVKAKFRISSVLSVVVMVSAFLLLYVQQQNWTTALVYNADTARYVLAPGADLFNNGYRYLNWLIDVPMLLFQILFVVTLTTSSFSSIRNGFWFSGAGMIITGYIGQFYEVSNPVVFFIWGFISTVFFIHILYLMNKVIKEGQEGIPEKAKGYLGTIWKLFLFSWFLYPGAYLMPYLFSFGLEPALSETAVVARHITYTIADISSKVIYGILLTLAAQEMSKAEGYDYDTFDRELNSQ is encoded by the coding sequence ATGAATGATTTAATTAGCGTGTTGGGTAATTCTACCTTCGAAAACTATGTGGCTCTGGAGTCTGGGTTTTCAGAGATGGCTTATCAGATGTCGGCCCATGTTTTAACTCTGGGTTATGCCGTGATGCTGGCCGGTCTTCTATATTTTGTCCTTACTTTGAAGACGGTAAAAGCAAAATTCCGTATTTCATCGGTACTTTCCGTTGTAGTGATGGTTTCTGCTTTTTTACTGCTTTATGTTCAACAACAAAACTGGACCACCGCACTGGTATATAATGCTGACACAGCGCGATATGTATTGGCCCCCGGTGCCGACCTTTTTAATAACGGCTACCGGTATTTAAACTGGCTGATTGATGTGCCAATGCTTCTGTTCCAGATTCTGTTTGTAGTTACTTTGACAACAAGCAGTTTCAGTTCCATTCGAAATGGCTTCTGGTTTTCCGGAGCCGGTATGATTATTACCGGGTACATTGGCCAGTTTTATGAAGTTTCAAATCCTGTTGTGTTCTTTATCTGGGGATTTATATCCACCGTCTTTTTCATCCATATTCTATACCTGATGAACAAAGTAATTAAAGAGGGACAGGAAGGAATACCCGAAAAAGCCAAAGGATATTTAGGCACCATCTGGAAGCTTTTCTTGTTTTCCTGGTTCCTGTATCCCGGCGCGTACCTTATGCCATATCTGTTCAGCTTTGGACTGGAGCCGGCACTAAGTGAAACGGCGGTGGTTGCACGTCATATTACTTATACCATCGCTGATATAAGTTCTAAAGTGATCTATGGAATTCTGCTTACCCTAGCTGCCCAGGAAATGAGTAAAGCTGAAGGTTACGATTATGATACCTTTGACAGAGAGCTTAACAGCCAATAA
- the rfbB gene encoding dTDP-glucose 4,6-dehydratase, which produces MRIIVTGGAGFIGSNLILRLTEDHPDWEIYNLDKLTYASDQSYLKSLKDSGRYYFKKVDLVNRNEVHDIVQTFKPQGVFHLAAESHVDNSIQGPEPFIQSNIVGTFNILEECRLLWKDDEEEWKNNRFLHVSTDEVYGELEDEDGFFTEETPYAPNSPYSASKAGSDMIVRAYYHTYGMNVVTTNCSNNYGPHQHDEKLIPVVIRSAINHEKIPVYGKGENVRDWLFVHNHCDALDVAFNKGKAGETYTIGGNNEWKNIDLVRKICDILNEEVGNGPDGDYKNLITFVTDRLGHDFRYAIDASKIKNELGWEPSQDFDGMLRKTILWYVKKYNSK; this is translated from the coding sequence ATGCGCATAATTGTAACGGGAGGAGCCGGTTTCATCGGTTCGAACCTGATTTTACGACTTACCGAAGACCACCCCGACTGGGAAATTTATAACCTTGATAAGCTGACCTATGCTTCCGATCAATCCTACCTGAAGTCGCTAAAAGATTCAGGCAGGTACTACTTTAAGAAAGTGGATTTGGTGAACCGGAATGAGGTTCATGATATAGTACAGACATTTAAGCCTCAGGGTGTTTTCCACCTGGCAGCCGAATCGCATGTGGATAATTCCATCCAGGGCCCCGAGCCTTTTATTCAGTCCAATATCGTAGGCACCTTCAACATACTTGAAGAATGCCGGCTGCTTTGGAAAGATGATGAAGAGGAGTGGAAGAACAACCGTTTTCTGCACGTATCTACCGATGAAGTGTATGGGGAGCTGGAAGATGAAGACGGTTTTTTCACTGAGGAAACTCCTTACGCTCCCAATTCGCCTTATTCTGCTTCCAAAGCCGGAAGCGATATGATCGTCCGCGCCTATTATCATACTTATGGTATGAATGTGGTGACCACCAATTGCTCCAATAATTACGGGCCTCATCAACATGATGAGAAACTGATCCCAGTTGTTATCCGAAGTGCCATCAACCACGAAAAAATACCCGTATATGGAAAAGGGGAGAACGTTCGGGACTGGCTGTTTGTGCATAATCACTGCGATGCCCTGGATGTAGCGTTCAACAAAGGAAAAGCCGGAGAAACCTACACCATCGGCGGAAATAATGAATGGAAAAACATAGACCTGGTTCGAAAAATTTGTGACATCCTGAATGAGGAAGTTGGAAACGGACCGGATGGAGACTATAAAAACCTCATCACCTTTGTAACCGACCGCTTGGGGCACGACTTCCGCTATGCCATTGATGCTTCAAAAATCAAAAACGAATTGGGCTGGGAACCTTCCCAGGATTTTGACGGAATGCTCCGCAAGACAATTTTGTGGTATGTGAAGAAGTATAATTCAAAATGA
- the rfbD gene encoding dTDP-4-dehydrorhamnose reductase, with product MRILITGGSGQLGREWVDYLNRKEVEFISLPSADLDITDHDDTNRVLSNLRPDLIINCAAYTKVDQAEDEPEKAHQVNREAVKNLADYCAKKNIKLVHFSTDYVFPGTEEDMQELPNGYTEDHPTNPVNAYGESKLAGEKAIRESGCDYLLIRVSWLCGKYGSNFVKTMLKLAEDRDELKVVNDQFGCPTFTKNVVENSWELIDQKEKGIFHLTSTGKITWYDFASEIFKQAGVRINLQPVDSSEFPTKAKRPAFSLLSTEKIANISGVSLIEWEEGLKLMLAELKV from the coding sequence ATGCGGATTTTAATTACGGGCGGAAGCGGTCAGCTTGGACGGGAATGGGTAGATTACCTGAACCGCAAGGAAGTTGAATTTATCTCTCTGCCTTCTGCCGACCTGGATATCACCGATCATGATGATACCAACCGGGTGCTTAGTAACCTTCGCCCGGATTTGATCATAAACTGCGCAGCCTATACCAAGGTAGATCAGGCTGAGGATGAGCCGGAAAAAGCCCATCAGGTAAACAGGGAAGCCGTTAAAAATTTGGCCGATTATTGTGCCAAAAAGAATATTAAGCTTGTTCACTTCTCAACGGATTATGTATTTCCCGGAACGGAAGAAGACATGCAAGAGCTTCCCAACGGCTATACTGAAGATCACCCTACAAACCCGGTTAATGCATACGGCGAATCAAAGTTGGCAGGAGAGAAAGCCATCCGGGAAAGCGGTTGTGACTATCTGTTGATCCGGGTTTCGTGGCTGTGTGGTAAATATGGCAGCAACTTTGTGAAAACCATGCTTAAGCTTGCGGAGGATCGGGATGAACTAAAGGTGGTGAATGATCAGTTTGGCTGCCCCACCTTTACCAAAAATGTGGTGGAGAACAGCTGGGAGCTTATCGATCAAAAGGAAAAAGGGATCTTCCACCTGACTTCCACAGGAAAAATAACCTGGTACGACTTTGCTTCAGAAATTTTTAAACAGGCCGGAGTACGCATCAACCTGCAACCGGTGGATAGTTCTGAATTCCCGACCAAGGCAAAACGTCCGGCATTTTCCCTGTTAAGTACAGAAAAAATTGCTAACATCTCGGGCGTTTCCCTGATTGAATGGGAAGAAGGACTAAAACTAATGTTGGCCGAACTCAAAGTATGA
- a CDS encoding Brp/Blh family beta-carotene 15,15'-dioxygenase gives MGKTYNQETIHQVTLGFAALITDLLFPEFTEAIRFWVLGIVIILVGMPHGSLDHIIAYHSFPEKNKTEKRIWFYGYYTALMAAYAMLWIWFPLFSFLIFLLITLYHFGQADAERFQLPSLPKNILLYSRGLTIVGLILYGSDPVYISEVVEVITGFSSLSLISGYVEIPVLTLTFASIYPIGYLFVLSFLQRNELPAIYLLDALIVPALFAIADPIFAFSVYFGGWHSYNHIRTMLNYLNNRDLGVSMNWFYRKTLFLSLISYAALAALYFIMQAFGDEDLLVGLLFILISVLTLPHIFIVETMYRKFR, from the coding sequence TTGGGTAAAACGTACAATCAAGAAACTATTCATCAGGTTACCCTTGGGTTTGCAGCTCTTATTACCGATCTGCTTTTCCCGGAGTTTACCGAGGCCATCCGCTTTTGGGTGCTTGGCATTGTAATCATTCTTGTAGGCATGCCCCACGGCTCACTGGATCATATCATAGCCTACCATTCTTTTCCGGAAAAGAATAAAACAGAAAAAAGGATCTGGTTTTATGGATACTATACAGCATTGATGGCTGCTTATGCTATGCTTTGGATTTGGTTCCCTCTTTTCAGCTTTCTGATCTTTTTGTTGATCACGCTTTACCATTTTGGTCAGGCCGATGCTGAACGATTTCAGTTGCCTTCTCTACCCAAGAATATCCTTTTGTATTCACGTGGTTTGACGATCGTAGGTCTCATTTTGTATGGAAGCGACCCGGTTTATATCTCAGAAGTGGTTGAAGTCATTACCGGCTTCTCGAGCTTAAGTCTTATTTCCGGTTATGTTGAAATTCCCGTTCTTACACTTACTTTTGCTTCCATCTACCCTATAGGATATTTATTTGTACTCAGCTTTTTACAGAGAAATGAACTGCCCGCAATCTATTTACTTGATGCGCTAATCGTACCAGCCTTGTTTGCCATCGCTGACCCCATATTTGCTTTCTCTGTGTATTTCGGAGGCTGGCACTCATACAATCACATTAGAACGATGCTCAACTATCTGAACAATCGTGATCTGGGTGTGTCGATGAACTGGTTTTACAGAAAAACTTTGTTTCTCAGCCTTATTTCTTATGCGGCACTTGCTGCCCTCTACTTCATCATGCAAGCGTTTGGGGATGAAGATCTTTTGGTTGGGCTTCTTTTTATTCTGATTAGTGTTCTCACTCTTCCCCATATCTTTATTGTTGAAACCATGTACCGAAAATTCAGATAA